A stretch of DNA from Funiculus sociatus GB2-C1:
GGAGCGATACTCAAGCCGAGCGTTGCAGAACTACGCAATTGTTTGGTTTGATTCGCGGAAAGAGAGGAACCAACTACTTATCCAAGTGGATGAGTTTCGCTCACAGTAACGATTACAGCAGCTTTAGAATAGTGAGCACTATCTACCACGGTAGATAGTGCTCACCCTAAAAGAACCCAAGGAGAAAGCGAGGCAGGGGAGGATAGCTTGGCATTCGTGTTCTGTCGGATTACGGCACACTTCTCTAGTCGGATAAAGTAGCGGGTTCAAGGTCAAACGATATGCAGTCTGAGCGCGAGCATTCCCCCTAACACCACCAATCCGAGCGCCCGACGGAAGTAGTTGACCCCAGCAAACAACTCCTGCCACGCCCAGGTGAACTAAGCACCGAACCCTACTTGCATCGAATCCTGTCTGGAGATTGCTACTGGGTAAAGTAATATCCAATTTTTGTTAAAAAGGTTTCATAACTCATTTATTAAGTAGTCAGACAAAATTAATTACATAATTTTTACCAAATTCTCTCAGAATTTTTTCAACATCTGCAACAAAAGCTTCCCAAGCTTTGTAAGCATCCATATCAATCCATTCATACTTAATAAACCGCCATAAAATTTCAATCAAATTCAACTCAGGAGAATAGGAGGGCAGCTCAAAGATAGTGATATCGCGTTCTTGCCATTCCTCAAGTTTATCAAGAATGGCATCGCTGGTATGAATAGACGATTGATCGACAACAATCACCGTTGGCTTATCCACAGCAGGAAAGAAAGTATCAATGCAAGTGATAACTACATCAGAATTAATGGTTTGCTCTGAGACATAAGTATCAAGATGATTATTTCGATTTAGAATTCCCAAAACATTTAAACGTTTACTATGACGACTAGGGATAGTTAAGTATTCTCCAATAGGTTGCCATCCATAAGGGACACAAGGAATCAGACAAAATCCCACTTCGTCTAAGTAATATAAGTTAATTTTCCCTTGCTCTTCTAATCGCTTAAATTCTTCTAACTGTGCCTTCTTCTGCTCATAGTCTTGAGGGTTGGGTTCTCCTCCTACTGCTCGGCGCATACGATGCCAGCTCATTGAAAGTGTTTTAAGTATTCTTTGAATTGTTTTAGTACTGATGCTAATCCCCCATTCCTCTTTTACCTTTTGTACCACCTGTTTTAATTGTCTTGGCTCTTGTTTCGCCCAGTCTCTAATTTTTGCTTTTTGTTCAGAATTAAAAGTTGGTTTACAGCCTCTTCCGGGTTTGTTATATAGTCCGACTACTCCCTCGGATTCCCACCTATTGAACCAGTTGTAGATTGTCTTGTAGCTTGTTTGGAAAACCTTCATTAGTTCTTCAACTTTTACTCCTCGAGCGGCTAAGATTAGACAATGCGCTCTTTGACGCACCTGATGATGTCGGCTTTGGTGATAAATTCGCTTCAGTAATTTAGCCGAAAGAGGATTTATTTCTCGAAGGAATATCATCTTTAAACTGAATTAATATACAACGTTTTTATTTTAATATATGTTGTTATTGCTTGTGTAACTAATTTTGTCTAACTACTTAATTGTCTCACGAGACATAGATAAAAAGATGGGTTATGAGACACGGTAATATTGGGTTTGAGGCGCGTTGTCTCCGCTCCAGAAATCTGTCTTATAAA
This window harbors:
- a CDS encoding IS630 family transposase — its product is MIFLREINPLSAKLLKRIYHQSRHHQVRQRAHCLILAARGVKVEELMKVFQTSYKTIYNWFNRWESEGVVGLYNKPGRGCKPTFNSEQKAKIRDWAKQEPRQLKQVVQKVKEEWGISISTKTIQRILKTLSMSWHRMRRAVGGEPNPQDYEQKKAQLEEFKRLEEQGKINLYYLDEVGFCLIPCVPYGWQPIGEYLTIPSRHSKRLNVLGILNRNNHLDTYVSEQTINSDVVITCIDTFFPAVDKPTVIVVDQSSIHTSDAILDKLEEWQERDITIFELPSYSPELNLIEILWRFIKYEWIDMDAYKAWEAFVADVEKILREFGKNYVINFV